From one Melioribacteraceae bacterium genomic stretch:
- a CDS encoding AGE family epimerase/isomerase: protein MKKILLLLLFLSISLHAQYQLKSKHLIDPAKNIGYVDSCANFWMPTWDLIRGGFYTNISKSGGVLSSWGTNKDMLTQSRNAYGLTRAYQMTGKLEYLNRAKEALEFMYEHAWDEDHGGWFNSLDRDGNPNNINQNKTAFYQHYALLGIAAYYEATGDTSALNWLMKGYQNNEDKLWDDDPQYFGYYDTVSRNWNTKSGKSFNATVDAITTHLLHLYLMTNDQKYLTKLELVAQNMLEHLVESMDQQAIGFAEEYNSMWEINENETLTLMGHVLKTAWCFARIYHYNNNEEYLSAAEKLIDDVLAKGYDNELGGPYKDYDRLTGEMQMWNNPDTAKAWWQMEQAVVAGLQMYELTNNEKYLQMADETNDFFMKYFVDHEYGEVYENRTRYGGETWGEHKGSGGKAGYHSIELGYYNYLYGNFFLTHDLTPLYYNFDPVDFERIINLNPVALTSTTLMISDVFLDGQFYSDFDPENRTLKIPAGVGGEFEVIYEATIPVGVDELEQLAIEFELLQNYPNPFNPTTTIKFALPNVGTSRDLSLQTNLIVYDILGREVATLVNTKLQSGNHEVKFDGSNLSSGVYFYKLDVDNIYSAIKKMMLIK from the coding sequence ATGAAAAAGATTCTACTCCTTTTATTATTTCTTAGCATATCTCTCCACGCGCAATACCAATTAAAATCAAAACACTTAATTGATCCGGCAAAAAACATCGGGTATGTAGATAGCTGTGCAAACTTTTGGATGCCCACCTGGGATTTAATTCGCGGCGGGTTTTATACAAATATTAGTAAATCAGGCGGAGTACTTTCTTCTTGGGGAACTAACAAAGACATGCTTACACAGTCCCGCAATGCATATGGTTTAACGCGAGCATATCAGATGACCGGGAAATTGGAGTACCTTAATCGAGCTAAAGAAGCGTTAGAATTCATGTACGAACATGCATGGGATGAAGATCATGGTGGCTGGTTTAATTCGCTTGATCGAGACGGAAATCCAAATAATATAAATCAAAATAAGACTGCTTTCTATCAACATTACGCTCTTCTTGGGATTGCAGCATATTACGAAGCAACAGGCGATACATCAGCTCTCAATTGGCTGATGAAGGGTTATCAAAACAACGAAGATAAACTTTGGGACGATGATCCTCAGTATTTCGGCTACTATGATACCGTATCTCGAAATTGGAATACCAAATCCGGTAAAAGTTTTAACGCCACAGTTGATGCAATTACAACACATTTGCTTCATTTATATTTAATGACAAACGATCAAAAATATTTAACTAAACTGGAATTGGTCGCTCAAAACATGCTTGAACATTTAGTTGAGAGCATGGATCAACAAGCTATTGGGTTTGCCGAAGAGTATAATTCAATGTGGGAAATAAATGAAAATGAAACTCTCACTTTGATGGGACATGTTCTAAAAACCGCTTGGTGCTTTGCGAGAATTTATCACTATAATAATAATGAAGAATATTTATCCGCCGCTGAAAAACTGATTGACGATGTATTAGCAAAGGGTTATGATAACGAACTTGGCGGACCATATAAAGATTATGATAGATTAACAGGTGAAATGCAAATGTGGAATAATCCAGATACCGCAAAAGCTTGGTGGCAAATGGAACAAGCGGTTGTTGCTGGATTACAAATGTATGAGTTAACAAATAATGAAAAATATTTACAAATGGCTGACGAAACAAATGACTTTTTTATGAAATATTTTGTTGATCATGAGTATGGCGAAGTATATGAAAATCGAACTCGTTATGGTGGTGAAACATGGGGGGAACACAAAGGAAGCGGAGGAAAAGCCGGGTATCATTCAATTGAACTTGGTTATTACAATTATCTTTACGGCAACTTCTTTCTTACACATGATTTAACTCCTCTCTACTATAATTTTGACCCTGTTGATTTTGAAAGAATAATTAATCTAAATCCTGTCGCCCTTACTTCAACAACATTGATGATATCTGATGTTTTTCTTGACGGACAGTTTTATTCTGATTTTGATCCCGAAAATAGAACACTAAAAATTCCCGCCGGAGTTGGTGGTGAGTTCGAAGTAATTTATGAAGCAACGATTCCGGTTGGTGTTGACGAACTGGAACAATTAGCAATAGAATTTGAGTTATTACAAAATTATCCGAATCCGTTTAATCCAACAACGACAATAAAATTTGCACTACCAAACGTAGGGACAAGTCGCGACTTGTCCCTACAGACGAATTTAATCGTGTATGATATTCTCGGTAGAGAAGTCGCAACACTTGTTAATACAAAGCTGCAATCCGGTAATCATGAAGTAAAATTTGACGGAAGTAATCTTTCAAGCGGAGTCTATTTTTATAAACTTGACGTTGATAATATTTATAGCGCAATCAAAAAAATGATGCTAATAAAATAG
- a CDS encoding T9SS type A sorting domain-containing protein: MFRFIIAITFLGIISLAQIQKSGNLQTHIDSIITNMPDVVGGNEYQHPTIEQLSNWGEIIDSILATNYADAHSLASSLSYRITEFIDNSVSPNKTYYVLQNNPNGTNYWGTYIFNPAPDRAQLVIQSPHPKKDFNTGKQGFFVFREVGARSFFLSGTSRCSSTDTTTCDGRTSVCNGSNILEAYKISDQAHTTTGTFQRTTERLFNANNQLIFIQLHGFGKGESDPYVIMSNGVQDDTPPDDYLSDLKDNLLIEDDSLTFKIAHIDTTWDRLLGTTNTQGRFINGSGDPCDDNATINTGQFLHLEQEKTKLRDNQTGWAKMANAIAATFPEVSLPVELTSFEGYLTEDRILLEWETATEINNYGFEVQKSEDRIQNSEESWEAIGFVHGHGTTNSPKYYEFTDSELPYSEEVRYRLKQIDNDGTFDYSKIVTVDLTTITDIDDELIYEFTLDQNYPNPFNPSTTIRFTVPNVGTSRDLSLQTSLIVYDILGREIAILLNEKLNSGNYEVTFDASHLTSGMYLYKLIHGNFEATKKLLFVK, translated from the coding sequence ATGTTTCGATTTATAATCGCAATAACGTTCTTAGGCATAATATCCCTTGCTCAAATCCAAAAAAGCGGCAATCTTCAGACTCATATCGACAGCATCATCACTAATATGCCGGATGTTGTTGGTGGAAATGAATATCAACATCCAACTATAGAACAATTAAGTAATTGGGGTGAAATAATTGACAGCATTTTAGCTACAAATTATGCTGATGCCCATTCATTAGCATCTAGTCTTTCCTATCGAATTACTGAATTTATTGATAATTCAGTTTCGCCAAATAAAACATATTATGTACTTCAAAACAATCCCAACGGAACAAATTACTGGGGCACTTATATTTTTAATCCCGCTCCAGATAGGGCACAACTAGTGATTCAAAGTCCGCATCCAAAAAAAGATTTCAATACAGGTAAACAAGGATTTTTTGTTTTTAGAGAAGTCGGAGCCCGTTCATTTTTCTTGAGCGGAACAAGTAGATGCAGTAGTACCGATACAACAACCTGTGATGGAAGAACATCCGTTTGTAATGGGAGCAATATCTTAGAAGCTTACAAAATATCTGATCAAGCCCATACAACAACTGGTACTTTCCAAAGAACAACCGAAAGATTGTTTAACGCTAATAATCAATTAATATTTATTCAACTTCATGGTTTCGGAAAAGGAGAGTCCGATCCGTACGTTATAATGAGTAATGGTGTTCAAGACGACACACCGCCGGATGATTATTTATCGGACTTAAAGGATAATTTGCTGATTGAAGACGATTCCCTAACATTCAAGATTGCACACATAGATACAACATGGGATAGGTTACTTGGAACTACAAACACCCAAGGGAGATTTATTAACGGAAGCGGTGATCCATGTGATGATAACGCAACTATCAATACCGGACAATTTCTACACCTTGAACAAGAAAAAACTAAACTAAGAGATAATCAAACCGGTTGGGCAAAAATGGCAAATGCGATAGCCGCAACTTTCCCCGAAGTTTCTTTACCTGTTGAACTAACTTCTTTTGAAGGATACCTTACGGAAGACAGAATATTACTTGAATGGGAAACCGCAACGGAAATCAATAACTACGGATTCGAAGTGCAGAAGTCAGAAGATAGAATCCAGAATTCAGAAGAAAGCTGGGAAGCTATCGGATTCGTTCATGGACACGGTACAACAAACTCGCCGAAGTATTATGAATTTACGGATTCCGAATTGCCGTATTCTGAAGAGGTACGTTATAGATTAAAACAAATTGATAATGATGGGACTTTTGATTATTCAAAAATTGTAACTGTTGATCTGACAACAATTACAGATATTGATGATGAACTGATTTATGAATTTACATTAGATCAAAATTATCCGAATCCATTCAATCCAAGTACAACTATAAGATTTACAGTGCCAAACGTAGGGACAAGTCGCGACTTGTCCCTACAGACAAGCTTAATCGTATATGATATACTTGGTAGAGAAATCGCAATATTATTAAATGAAAAACTTAATTCTGGGAATTATGAAGTAACCTTTGACGCCAGCCATTTAACGAGCGGAATGTATTTATATAAATTAATTCACGGTAATTTTGAAGCAACTAAAAAGTTATTATTTGTCAAGTAA
- a CDS encoding T9SS type A sorting domain-containing protein: MKKLFNIVFLVILTNLSAQETIKLMTYNLLNYPGSTSETRNPYFQKTLKYVQPQILVVQEVISQESIDEFYTEVLKPIPQNYKAGSFINGPDSDNGIYYDSTKFEFISNIPITTELRDINQFTLYHPHSTDTLIIYSVHLKSSTGSTNQQQRLAEVDSLIKVTSTFSSNKYYMVVGDFNFYSSNEPAYVKLLDQSQTGYFIDPITVSGTWNSPLNASQHTQSTRTAAFGGGTIGGLDDRFDLILFSQSINDFGGITYVDNSYVNFGNDGNHYDLELIDLPNSAVPDSIAEALYYASDHLPVIAEFVFENALPVELNMFEGYVSNKDVILEWETATETNNYGFQVQRTKEKVQSENHWEEIGFVQGYGTTSSPKSYSFTDPLDLNHNLTRIDYRLKQIDNDGIFAYSKIVTVDLTSITSVDDEVIYEFVLEQNYPNPFNPSTTIKFTIPSVVDAKFASTTTKLVVYDILGREVATLVNQKLQPGNHEVQFDASDLSSGMYFYKLTNGKFSKIKKLMLLK; this comes from the coding sequence ATGAAGAAACTTTTTAATATTGTGTTTTTAGTAATACTCACAAATTTAAGTGCTCAAGAAACGATAAAACTAATGACTTATAATTTGCTTAATTATCCGGGTAGTACTTCCGAGACAAGAAATCCATATTTTCAAAAAACGTTAAAATATGTACAGCCACAAATATTAGTCGTTCAAGAAGTTATTTCTCAAGAAAGTATTGATGAGTTTTATACTGAGGTATTAAAACCGATTCCTCAAAATTATAAGGCAGGGTCATTTATCAATGGACCGGATTCGGACAACGGTATTTATTATGACTCAACCAAATTTGAGTTTATTAGTAATATCCCGATTACAACAGAGCTTCGGGATATCAATCAATTTACACTTTATCATCCTCATAGTACCGATACTTTAATAATTTATTCGGTTCACCTAAAATCAAGCACAGGTTCAACAAATCAGCAGCAACGATTAGCTGAGGTTGACAGCTTAATTAAAGTAACTTCCACTTTTTCGTCAAATAAATATTACATGGTCGTCGGCGACTTTAACTTTTATTCATCAAACGAACCTGCATACGTTAAATTATTAGACCAATCTCAAACCGGATATTTTATTGATCCAATTACAGTAAGTGGAACTTGGAATAGCCCATTAAATGCTTCACAACATACACAAAGTACTCGAACTGCAGCATTTGGCGGGGGTACTATCGGTGGACTGGATGATCGGTTTGATCTTATACTATTTTCACAATCAATTAATGATTTTGGTGGCATTACATATGTCGATAATTCGTACGTTAACTTCGGAAACGATGGGAATCATTATGATCTTGAGTTAATTGATTTACCAAACTCAGCGGTACCCGATTCAATTGCTGAAGCACTTTATTATGCTAGTGATCATTTACCTGTAATTGCTGAATTTGTTTTTGAAAATGCACTCCCCGTTGAATTGAATATGTTCGAAGGATATGTGTCTAATAAAGATGTCATTCTTGAATGGGAAACGGCAACGGAAACCAATAACTACGGTTTCCAAGTTCAAAGGACAAAGGAAAAAGTCCAAAGTGAAAATCATTGGGAAGAAATAGGTTTTGTGCAAGGATACGGGACAACAAGTTCACCGAAGAGTTATTCATTTACTGATCCTCTTGATCTTAATCATAATCTTACTCGAATTGATTATAGATTAAAACAAATAGATAACGACGGAATATTTGCTTATTCAAAAATTGTAACTGTTGATTTAACTTCAATTACTTCTGTTGATGATGAAGTTATTTATGAGTTTGTATTGGAACAAAATTATCCGAATCCATTTAATCCAAGTACAACAATAAAATTTACAATCCCAAGCGTAGTGGACGCAAAATTTGCGTCCACTACAACAAAACTAGTTGTATATGACATCCTCGGAAGAGAGGTTGCAACGCTTGTAAACCAAAAACTACAGCCGGGCAATCACGAAGTACAATTTGATGCAAGCGATCTTTCAAGCGGAATGTATTTTTATAAGTTAACCAACGGTAAATTTTCCAAGATAAAAAAGTTGATGCTGCTAAAATAG
- a CDS encoding response regulator, giving the protein MKVLIADRSSKIRERIKELVNDAYTNPEIFETNSFHEAIKEINSQKPEIIITDIDLENGSGLNLLRSIRNQDSKSLKIIFTNQLKYNFEEISKQLGADYFLYKGHDIVKIKNVINDFRSIFFQTSSEQNISTK; this is encoded by the coding sequence ATGAAAGTTTTAATAGCAGATAGATCTTCAAAAATAAGAGAGCGAATTAAAGAATTAGTAAATGATGCTTATACAAATCCCGAAATTTTCGAGACGAACTCTTTTCATGAAGCCATTAAAGAAATCAATTCTCAGAAACCGGAGATAATAATAACCGATATTGATCTTGAAAATGGTTCGGGTCTAAACCTACTCCGGTCTATACGAAATCAAGATTCAAAATCATTAAAAATTATTTTTACCAATCAGTTAAAATATAATTTCGAGGAAATCAGCAAGCAATTAGGGGCGGACTATTTCTTATACAAAGGGCATGATATTGTTAAGATAAAAAATGTAATTAATGATTTTAGATCAATTTTTTTTCAAACTTCATCCGAACAGAATATATCAACCAAATAG
- a CDS encoding response regulator transcription factor gives MRIILVDDHELIREGLKKVIAKESDIDVIGEAQNADEMFELLSKNKIDIVILDITLPGRSGLDLISEIKTHYPDTRILILSMHPEDRFAVRALRAGAFGFITKGTASKILIEALRKIADGRKYITPTLAEHLALELDVDHDKPLHENLSNREFEVMRLIAEGKSVSEIAEMLFISVNTVTSYRSRIMEKMKMKTNAEIIRYAIEQNLIT, from the coding sequence ATGAGAATAATTCTCGTTGATGATCACGAATTAATACGTGAGGGACTTAAAAAGGTAATCGCAAAAGAATCCGATATTGATGTTATTGGAGAAGCTCAAAATGCTGACGAAATGTTCGAGCTTTTATCTAAAAATAAAATTGATATCGTCATTCTAGATATTACTCTTCCGGGAAGAAGCGGTTTAGATTTAATAAGTGAAATAAAAACACATTATCCCGACACCCGGATATTAATTTTAAGTATGCATCCGGAAGATAGATTTGCGGTTAGAGCACTTAGAGCCGGTGCTTTTGGATTTATAACAAAAGGCACCGCTTCAAAAATTTTAATAGAAGCCTTAAGAAAAATTGCTGACGGAAGAAAATATATCACACCGACACTGGCAGAACACTTAGCTTTGGAGTTGGATGTTGATCATGATAAACCCCTGCATGAAAATTTATCAAATCGTGAATTTGAAGTTATGCGTTTAATTGCCGAGGGGAAATCTGTAAGCGAAATTGCTGAAATGCTTTTTATAAGTGTGAATACTGTCACATCTTATAGATCTAGAATAATGGAAAAAATGAAAATGAAAACTAATGCGGAAATTATCAGATATGCGATTGAGCAAAATCTGATTACATAA
- a CDS encoding PAS domain S-box protein, with amino-acid sequence MNIFSIIPTIALLINGFVAIYIFAQKRKNRINRAYIYYSINLSFWIFCEIILRQDIPSDYIPLIFKLASIAWLSIGFWFLNFTYEFIDRRKDWIFYFLLALTVSAVALSILTDLVFDGYNNYYWGPDEDIGPMFIPLVMLVITFPGSFSLYLIYKKAADSNNELLKKSAPLIITGSLVSLIIALISNVLLPYILHQRTSFQIAESISVIQSIFIFVAVYKYRLFGLGIEDLSYNIFSSMSDGIIITDSARKILHMNKSAEKVFDTQLSKVRYKEISSLINGLEFLNDNTTEERELLFNDQIKHIALTKNHIYQSEVYIGCMLLVQDITERRITEKKLIESEATFSTLFESAPDALIVVDDEGIINQINEQVEKLFGYSRDELIGNTINVLIPPKYHEVHTQHIKNYQQQRRKREMGAHLELFGLKKDKNEFPVDVMVSPITIFNKNYTLTTIRDITERKLSEKQLLESEKRFRTIFELLPHGIVKTDVEGTIVVANAAFARMHGFNVEEIVGTKIWELQAKEDDVDYMKLFIEKAIKGKVNPQTEFVKRRTKDNNIIDVQVDWSYNKDEDGNINRFIAIVTDITERKKIENDIRKKRLLLSQAEQLAHLGSWEWDIAKDQLYWSDELYRIFGVDKNTFTPTYEKFINMLHPDGKEEVLQNVQNSIKTARPFFHFEKIVRPNGEIRILSTRGIIQTNSKNEVIGMYGSCLDVTEFKKIEADLLKSQKQLRALSASLQSTREEERTRIAREIHDELGQVLTAINMDIGLLIDDLENNVKLPKEVLLNNLKPIEKLIEKLIKSVQDISTELRPDVLDHLGLIPALEWHLKEFERRFKIDTKLEKLIDDLEIDNDKKVGIFRVFQEALTNVARHSKATEVNVILEENDNKFSMKIIDNGIGINEESIDDVASIGIIGMKERVSLLSGSISITENSNGGTLVEVLVPIN; translated from the coding sequence ATGAATATTTTTTCCATTATACCAACCATTGCTTTATTAATTAATGGATTTGTTGCGATTTATATCTTTGCACAAAAGAGAAAAAATCGAATTAATAGAGCATATATTTATTATTCGATAAATCTTTCGTTTTGGATTTTTTGCGAGATAATACTTCGGCAAGATATTCCATCAGATTATATTCCTCTTATTTTTAAATTAGCTTCAATTGCCTGGCTGTCAATTGGATTCTGGTTTCTAAATTTTACTTATGAATTCATCGATAGAAGAAAAGATTGGATTTTTTATTTTCTTCTCGCTTTAACTGTATCAGCGGTTGCACTTTCAATTCTTACAGATTTGGTATTCGACGGCTATAACAATTATTACTGGGGTCCTGATGAAGATATTGGTCCGATGTTTATCCCGCTTGTTATGTTGGTTATCACCTTTCCGGGCAGTTTTTCTTTATATCTCATTTACAAAAAGGCTGCTGATTCTAACAATGAACTGCTGAAAAAATCAGCTCCGCTTATCATAACAGGCTCTTTAGTTTCACTTATTATAGCATTAATTTCTAATGTACTGCTGCCTTACATATTACATCAAAGAACATCTTTTCAAATTGCCGAATCAATAAGCGTTATTCAATCTATCTTCATATTTGTTGCTGTTTATAAGTATAGATTATTTGGTCTGGGTATCGAAGACCTTTCCTATAACATTTTTAGTTCAATGTCGGACGGAATAATCATTACCGACTCAGCCAGAAAAATTTTACACATGAATAAAAGCGCTGAAAAAGTTTTTGATACTCAATTATCAAAAGTTCGTTATAAGGAAATTAGTTCTCTAATAAATGGATTAGAATTTCTCAATGATAATACAACGGAAGAAAGAGAGTTATTGTTTAATGACCAAATTAAACATATCGCGTTAACTAAAAATCATATATACCAATCGGAAGTATATATTGGATGTATGCTGTTAGTACAAGATATTACCGAAAGAAGAATTACTGAAAAAAAATTAATAGAAAGTGAAGCAACATTTTCAACTCTTTTTGAATCAGCCCCGGATGCTTTAATAGTTGTAGATGATGAAGGAATTATAAATCAAATAAATGAACAAGTTGAAAAACTGTTTGGATATTCCCGCGATGAGTTGATTGGAAATACTATCAATGTATTGATTCCGCCTAAATATCACGAGGTTCATACCCAACATATTAAAAATTATCAGCAGCAGCGTCGTAAACGAGAAATGGGAGCACATTTAGAACTATTCGGTTTGAAAAAGGACAAAAATGAATTTCCGGTTGATGTTATGGTTAGCCCAATTACGATATTTAATAAAAATTATACGCTGACTACAATCAGAGACATCACTGAACGCAAATTATCTGAAAAGCAACTTCTAGAAAGCGAAAAGAGGTTCAGAACAATTTTTGAATTACTTCCCCATGGAATAGTTAAAACAGATGTTGAAGGAACAATAGTAGTTGCAAATGCCGCTTTTGCCAGAATGCACGGATTTAACGTTGAAGAAATTGTCGGCACTAAAATCTGGGAACTTCAGGCAAAAGAAGATGATGTTGACTACATGAAATTATTTATTGAAAAAGCAATTAAAGGTAAGGTGAATCCGCAAACTGAGTTTGTAAAGCGAAGGACAAAAGATAATAATATTATTGATGTTCAAGTTGATTGGAGTTATAACAAAGATGAGGATGGAAATATAAATAGATTTATTGCAATAGTAACCGACATAACCGAAAGAAAAAAAATTGAAAATGACATTAGAAAGAAACGTTTATTACTAAGTCAGGCAGAACAACTTGCGCATTTAGGAAGTTGGGAATGGGATATCGCGAAAGATCAACTTTATTGGTCAGACGAACTCTATAGAATATTTGGTGTTGACAAAAACACATTTACTCCAACTTATGAGAAGTTTATAAACATGCTACACCCTGACGGGAAAGAGGAAGTTTTACAAAATGTTCAAAACTCAATCAAAACTGCGAGGCCTTTTTTCCATTTCGAAAAAATCGTTAGACCAAATGGGGAGATAAGAATATTATCTACAAGAGGAATTATACAAACTAATTCTAAAAATGAAGTGATTGGAATGTATGGTTCTTGTCTGGATGTAACCGAATTCAAAAAAATTGAAGCAGATCTTTTAAAATCACAAAAACAATTACGCGCTTTATCCGCAAGTTTACAATCTACAAGAGAAGAAGAAAGAACTAGAATTGCCAGAGAAATACATGACGAACTTGGGCAAGTTCTAACCGCAATTAATATGGATATCGGTCTATTAATTGATGATTTAGAAAATAATGTAAAACTCCCAAAGGAAGTCCTTCTTAATAATCTTAAACCGATTGAAAAATTAATTGAAAAGTTAATTAAATCTGTACAAGATATTTCAACAGAACTTCGTCCGGATGTGCTCGATCATCTAGGTTTAATACCCGCCCTTGAGTGGCACCTCAAAGAATTTGAAAGACGATTTAAGATTGACACAAAACTTGAAAAATTAATTGATGATTTAGAAATTGATAATGATAAAAAAGTCGGCATATTTAGGGTTTTTCAAGAAGCTCTCACCAATGTCGCCAGACATTCGAAAGCCACCGAAGTAAATGTAATACTTGAAGAAAATGATAATAAATTCAGCATGAAAATTATTGATAACGGAATAGGCATTAATGAAGAATCAATTGATGATGTTGCATCAATCGGAATTATTGGGATGAAAGAGCGAGTGAGTTTATTAAGTGGATCTATTTCGATAACCGAAAATTCTAACGGCGGAACATTAGTTGAAGTTCTAGTACCAATTAACTAA
- a CDS encoding carboxypeptidase-like regulatory domain-containing protein, with amino-acid sequence MKKHIKSLLYIILTTFILVACSEDSDSNPIDGNGNETIVKGRVTDNDGYGDGLNKVSAGVEGATVTTAEITSSGTLVTTSETSVQTDANGVFEINTNSTGKSNVVIYATKGSSEWKAIISSELSASNDNYCPPLNTETTAEADVYAEVVSDNKANVVSYHDVAFHISSELAAKIKSGVITNTEVKNAIVAKAEARAAAITNSHYGYSNAQYEEAKSVDESSQKEFERDLYFSSDTEASYRTAWEKYYNARVNGYINTSISMTHYAQTEEISGKAMLKFNSNIESNSQFEMAKRNAYFKAKLIAKAMLEEHEKAGASEQHRQNVEEENNNLLLAIRNSTSISGISQAYADYRSSIKSNVKSSFSSISTSLTVVETAIETSLKSTFDSSVAAAANIQALITAYTTFYASINATVSSELSLPNSTQIQAIANIYSMIYMQS; translated from the coding sequence ATGAAAAAGCACATTAAATCATTGCTATATATAATATTAACTACGTTTATTCTTGTCGCTTGTAGTGAAGATAGCGATTCAAATCCGATTGATGGAAATGGAAATGAGACAATAGTAAAAGGTCGTGTAACTGATAATGACGGCTATGGAGACGGATTGAATAAAGTAAGTGCCGGAGTGGAAGGAGCAACAGTTACAACTGCTGAAATTACATCAAGCGGTACACTTGTGACAACATCCGAAACAAGTGTTCAAACCGACGCAAATGGAGTTTTTGAAATCAATACTAACTCGACAGGTAAATCAAATGTAGTTATCTACGCCACAAAAGGAAGTAGTGAATGGAAAGCTATCATTAGTTCTGAGTTATCAGCTTCAAATGATAACTATTGTCCTCCACTGAATACCGAAACAACAGCTGAAGCTGATGTTTACGCTGAGGTTGTTTCCGACAATAAGGCGAATGTAGTTAGTTATCATGACGTTGCTTTTCATATAAGTAGTGAGCTTGCAGCAAAAATTAAAAGCGGTGTAATAACAAACACTGAAGTAAAAAATGCAATAGTTGCAAAAGCCGAAGCGCGTGCTGCCGCTATAACAAACTCACATTATGGATACTCAAACGCACAATATGAAGAAGCAAAATCCGTAGATGAAAGCTCTCAAAAGGAATTTGAACGTGATCTTTATTTTAGCAGTGATACTGAAGCATCTTACAGAACTGCTTGGGAAAAATACTATAATGCAAGGGTCAATGGTTATATCAATACTTCTATTTCGATGACTCATTATGCTCAAACTGAGGAAATCTCAGGCAAGGCAATGTTGAAATTCAATAGCAACATTGAATCAAATTCACAATTTGAGATGGCAAAACGAAACGCATATTTTAAAGCGAAATTAATTGCCAAAGCAATGCTCGAAGAACATGAAAAAGCCGGTGCAAGCGAACAGCATCGTCAAAATGTTGAAGAAGAAAACAATAACTTATTGCTTGCTATAAGAAATTCAACTTCGATAAGCGGAATTTCACAAGCATACGCAGATTACCGATCATCAATTAAATCAAATGTTAAGTCATCATTCAGTTCGATTTCAACTTCCCTTACAGTTGTCGAAACTGCAATTGAAACCTCATTAAAATCTACATTTGATTCTTCGGTTGCTGCTGCGGCTAATATTCAAGCTTTGATTACTGCATATACTACATTTTATGCAAGTATAAATGCGACGGTCTCCAGTGAGCTATCATTACCAAATTCGACACAAATTCAAGCAATAGCAAATATCTATTCCATGATTTATATGCAATCATAA